Proteins encoded together in one candidate division KSB1 bacterium window:
- a CDS encoding ubiquinol-cytochrome c reductase iron-sulfur subunit: MRTCAIAGAAGLLAAGGIGCKQDDGDDDAGSGCPFTIDENNNVRLDLNDCGELLADNTAIRLDNTPLGRPLLVTHTSGESYFALDSRCTHQGCTVAASTPTLNCPCHGSKFNLTGTVNQGPAASPLREIPLTKQGSVLIIEL; this comes from the coding sequence TTGCGCACGTGCGCGATCGCCGGCGCGGCGGGGCTATTGGCCGCCGGCGGGATCGGTTGCAAACAGGACGACGGGGACGATGACGCCGGAAGCGGCTGTCCGTTCACGATCGACGAGAACAACAACGTTCGGCTTGACCTTAATGACTGCGGCGAGTTGCTCGCGGATAACACCGCGATTCGACTTGACAACACGCCGCTGGGCCGACCCTTGCTCGTTACCCACACCAGTGGCGAGAGCTATTTCGCGCTGGATAGCCGCTGCACTCACCAGGGGTGCACCGTCGCCGCATCCACTCCGACTCTGAACTGCCCGTGTCACGGCTCGAAATTCAATCTCACCGGAACCGTCAATCAAGGACCGGCAGCATCCCCGCTGCGCGAGATACCGCTGACCAAACAGGGATCGGTACTGATCATCGAGCTGTAA
- a CDS encoding 5-(carboxyamino)imidazole ribonucleotide synthase → MKLGVLGGGQLGRMIGLAGLPLGLQFRFFDPIADSPAQAVGEFVCAAYSDESALAEFGRGLEVVTYEFENVPDAAAKLVAAHRPVYPATNALTVAQDRLQEKQLFESLEIPTPKYVAIETPEQLPAACETVGYPAVVKTRRLGYDGKGQVIVRSAEDHTTAARLLESAPCLVEQFIPFQRELSILAVRSRSGEADAYPPVENLHRDGILRRTIAPAPDTPAEVARRAAHYATLVMRALDYVGVICLELFEWDGRLYANEVAPRVHNSGHWTIEGAETSQFENHLRAILGWPLGSCRLRGAAAMLNIIGSPPETSDILKLPDVHLHLYGKSSRPNRKIGHVTICAEDGFLLHTLLHEPALQRVFNHGE, encoded by the coding sequence ATGAAGCTTGGCGTGCTGGGCGGCGGCCAACTGGGAAGAATGATTGGTCTGGCGGGACTGCCGCTGGGTCTGCAATTCCGATTCTTCGATCCGATAGCCGACTCACCCGCGCAGGCCGTTGGTGAGTTCGTCTGCGCGGCGTACTCGGACGAATCGGCGTTAGCGGAATTCGGCCGCGGGCTTGAAGTTGTCACGTATGAGTTTGAAAACGTTCCCGATGCCGCCGCGAAGCTCGTCGCCGCGCACCGGCCGGTGTACCCGGCGACCAATGCGCTGACCGTCGCGCAGGATCGCCTGCAAGAGAAGCAGCTCTTCGAGAGTTTGGAGATTCCCACTCCAAAGTATGTTGCGATCGAGACTCCTGAACAACTGCCCGCCGCCTGTGAAACGGTCGGCTATCCGGCAGTGGTGAAGACCCGCCGGCTCGGCTATGACGGCAAGGGACAGGTCATCGTGCGGTCCGCTGAAGATCACACAACCGCTGCCCGACTCCTCGAATCCGCGCCCTGCCTGGTCGAGCAGTTCATCCCGTTTCAGCGGGAACTCTCGATCCTCGCGGTGCGCTCTCGCTCCGGCGAAGCTGACGCGTATCCGCCGGTGGAGAACTTGCACCGTGACGGAATACTGCGTCGAACCATCGCACCCGCGCCCGATACCCCGGCTGAGGTTGCGAGGCGAGCGGCGCACTACGCAACGCTGGTGATGCGCGCACTTGACTACGTCGGCGTGATCTGTCTCGAGTTGTTCGAGTGGGATGGCCGGCTCTATGCCAATGAGGTCGCGCCGCGCGTACACAATTCAGGGCACTGGACGATCGAAGGCGCGGAGACCAGTCAGTTCGAAAATCATCTGCGCGCGATCCTCGGTTGGCCGCTCGGTTCCTGCCGGCTGCGCGGAGCTGCGGCCATGCTCAATATCATCGGTTCGCCGCCCGAGACTTCCGATATTCTGAAATTGCCGGACGTGCATCTGCACCTCTATGGCAAGTCTTCGCGGCCCAACCGCAAAATCGGTCATGTTACGATCTGCGCGGAAGACGGGTTTCTGCTGCACACGCTGCTGCATGAGCCCGCGCTGCAACGCGTCTTCAACCACGGCGAATAG
- the purE gene encoding 5-(carboxyamino)imidazole ribonucleotide mutase gives MSPLVAIIMGSRSDWETMSHTAATLEELRIPHEVKVISAHRTPDLLFSFAGAACERGLRVIIAGAGGAAHLPGMAAAKTRLPVLGVPVESKTLKGVDSLLSIVQMPAGIPVATFAIGRAGAINAALFAASILAADHPEIAVALDQFRARQTQNVLDNPDPRTGA, from the coding sequence ATGTCCCCACTTGTCGCGATCATCATGGGTTCCCGCTCCGACTGGGAAACCATGTCGCACACCGCCGCAACACTGGAAGAGCTGCGTATCCCGCACGAGGTCAAAGTGATCTCGGCTCACCGGACTCCTGACCTGCTGTTCTCGTTCGCCGGCGCGGCGTGCGAGCGTGGCCTGCGCGTCATCATCGCCGGAGCCGGGGGCGCGGCGCATCTGCCGGGTATGGCTGCCGCTAAGACCCGCCTGCCGGTGCTCGGTGTTCCGGTGGAGTCCAAGACGCTGAAAGGTGTGGATTCACTACTCTCGATTGTCCAAATGCCGGCGGGGATTCCCGTCGCTACCTTTGCGATCGGCAGAGCGGGAGCGATCAATGCCGCCCTGTTCGCGGCGAGCATCTTAGCCGCGGACCACCCCGAGATCGCCGTCGCGCTCGATCAGTTTCGCGCGCGCCAGACTCAGAATGTGCTGGACAATCCTGATCCGCGGACCGGCGCATGA
- a CDS encoding SpoIIE family protein phosphatase encodes MAIAVLGLGLFVFVFIFYAREATKVQSWRRSGTTLSEVRNGNGPRPVFAVVDSTDFAAAPYPSWGDTVVTIGDSVATPDRWARYFGSPGRAGERTEISWRTARGDTLRNVVIEQLPQTHQLRDMIILQVLRFLVSFLFVGVGLWAFFARPQAADVRVFTLFCLSMAAFMIAGVNALGKAFAAFDIIYLNTIIAVLSTLGSLFAPFWLHLNLVFPRPLKFIERRPWLTYVICYSISAAILIWNGLFVDGQQGRTVINVFFGALAVEIAVGFLILVYRKKRATDILERRQANLVSWGAGVSLGLLLVLVLAVNLFSVWFQRHPQLTILAINFAFLGMLSAPLSFAYAFGRWRLLDVEARIRRGTRYLLITGLAFVVLSLLAMGLGYLVGTNFTPRNQIVVVAVAIALTAPLQRRLRNRIERRVYPERERLRQLIRDFLQRALLLSDKESFWTQLEERLRAGLLVETVYPVVLSGEDGRFIGFRGALTPFCLGTDFVLALERESRPVLIDEVIASSRVRMRADESSWLTQHGVALVLPLVAQQRLVGFLGLGRKLEREDFSAEELRILDSLAPQIALASENMRLIEENVEKQRLEEQMKIARQIQQGLLPHDLPDTPGLEIATCSHFSLDVAGDYFDVIPLANGETVLSVGDVSGKGAGAALLMANLQASLRTAIDIGVPLTKTVSRVNELILRNTPPEQYITFFVGIYEPRGQVFTYVNAGHNAPILIRASGETHALDTGGLILGCVEGVVYEQESVRLEDGDVIVLYTDGVSEAMNPDEEEFGEQRILDHVVQNRHRGPRELVRGLESDVVRFHGQDQFDDDFTLMIVRGMKGTARLAGRSVDGTDQA; translated from the coding sequence ATGGCCATCGCGGTCCTCGGGCTTGGTTTGTTTGTATTCGTGTTCATCTTTTACGCACGCGAGGCGACGAAAGTTCAGAGCTGGCGGCGGTCAGGGACAACACTTTCCGAGGTCCGCAACGGGAACGGACCCCGGCCGGTCTTTGCGGTGGTGGATTCCACGGATTTCGCGGCTGCCCCATACCCGTCTTGGGGCGACACGGTCGTGACGATCGGGGACTCGGTCGCGACACCCGATCGCTGGGCGCGTTACTTTGGATCTCCGGGCCGGGCGGGCGAGCGCACGGAGATTTCCTGGCGCACGGCTCGCGGCGACACGCTGCGGAATGTGGTGATCGAGCAGTTGCCGCAGACGCACCAGTTGCGCGACATGATCATCCTTCAGGTCTTGCGCTTTCTGGTATCGTTCTTGTTTGTCGGGGTCGGACTCTGGGCGTTCTTTGCGCGGCCGCAGGCCGCTGACGTGCGGGTGTTCACGTTGTTTTGCCTGTCGATGGCCGCGTTCATGATCGCGGGCGTGAACGCGCTCGGGAAGGCGTTCGCGGCGTTCGATATCATCTACCTGAATACGATTATCGCGGTGCTCTCAACGCTCGGCTCGCTGTTCGCACCGTTCTGGCTGCACCTCAATCTGGTGTTTCCCCGGCCGCTTAAGTTCATCGAACGGCGACCCTGGCTGACCTATGTGATCTGCTATTCGATCAGTGCCGCGATCCTGATTTGGAACGGTCTCTTCGTTGACGGACAACAGGGTCGCACGGTCATCAATGTGTTCTTTGGGGCGCTCGCGGTGGAGATCGCGGTCGGCTTCCTGATTCTTGTCTATCGCAAAAAACGCGCGACGGATATCTTGGAACGGCGACAGGCGAACCTGGTTTCCTGGGGAGCGGGTGTCAGTCTGGGGCTGTTGCTGGTGCTGGTGTTGGCGGTGAATCTGTTCTCGGTGTGGTTTCAACGGCATCCGCAGTTGACGATTCTCGCGATCAACTTCGCCTTTCTCGGAATGCTGTCTGCGCCGCTTTCGTTTGCCTACGCCTTCGGACGCTGGCGGCTGCTGGATGTTGAGGCGCGGATTCGTCGCGGCACCCGCTACCTCTTGATAACGGGACTGGCGTTTGTCGTGCTCAGCCTGTTGGCGATGGGCTTGGGCTACTTGGTGGGAACGAATTTCACACCCCGCAATCAGATCGTTGTGGTGGCGGTCGCGATCGCGTTGACAGCCCCGTTACAAAGGCGCCTGCGGAACCGGATTGAGCGGCGGGTGTACCCGGAGCGAGAGCGCCTCCGCCAGCTGATCCGTGATTTCTTGCAGCGGGCGCTCCTGCTGTCGGACAAGGAGTCGTTTTGGACGCAGCTCGAAGAGCGGTTGCGCGCGGGTCTCTTGGTCGAGACGGTGTACCCGGTGGTACTTTCCGGCGAGGATGGCCGGTTCATCGGCTTTCGCGGCGCGCTGACGCCGTTCTGTCTTGGGACTGATTTTGTGTTGGCGTTGGAGCGCGAGTCCCGGCCGGTTTTGATTGACGAGGTGATCGCCAGCTCGCGCGTGCGGATGCGCGCGGATGAATCCTCGTGGTTGACCCAGCACGGCGTGGCACTCGTGCTGCCGTTGGTGGCCCAACAACGCTTGGTCGGTTTTCTCGGACTGGGCCGCAAACTCGAGCGCGAGGACTTCTCGGCGGAAGAGCTGCGCATTCTGGATTCGCTGGCTCCGCAGATTGCGTTGGCCAGTGAGAACATGCGGCTCATCGAGGAGAACGTTGAGAAGCAGCGGCTGGAAGAGCAGATGAAGATTGCCCGGCAGATTCAACAGGGTCTGCTCCCGCATGATCTGCCGGACACGCCGGGGCTTGAAATCGCGACCTGCTCGCACTTTTCTCTGGACGTCGCGGGCGACTATTTTGACGTCATTCCGCTGGCGAACGGCGAAACGGTGCTCTCGGTGGGGGATGTTTCCGGAAAGGGCGCCGGGGCGGCACTGTTGATGGCGAACTTGCAAGCCTCGCTGCGCACGGCGATCGACATCGGGGTCCCGCTGACGAAGACGGTGTCCCGCGTCAATGAGCTGATTCTGCGGAACACACCGCCGGAACAGTATATCACTTTCTTTGTCGGCATCTATGAACCCCGCGGTCAGGTCTTCACGTATGTGAACGCCGGACACAACGCTCCGATCCTGATTCGCGCGTCAGGGGAAACGCATGCCTTGGACACCGGTGGGCTGATTCTGGGCTGCGTCGAGGGTGTCGTGTACGAACAGGAATCCGTCAGGCTGGAAGATGGTGACGTGATCGTGCTGTACACGGACGGCGTCAGTGAGGCCATGAATCCGGACGAAGAGGAGTTTGGCGAGCAGCGTATTCTTGACCACGTCGTGCAAAACCGGCATCGCGGTCCGCGCGAACTTGTGCGCGGACTGGAGTCGGATGTGGTTCGGTTCCACGGTCAGGATCAGTTTGACGACGACTTCACGTTGATGATCGTACGCGGAATGAAGGGTACGGCCCGATTGGCCGGGAGGAGCGTGGATGGAACAGACCAGGCGTGA